The Candidatus Micropelagos thuwalensis genome has a window encoding:
- the fabZ gene encoding 3-hydroxyacyl-ACP dehydratase FabZ — MSDKKENKLRVEREEILELLPHRGTFQLIDALENLNGEDSCTGIFKVTEDAFWVPDHFPSHPVLPGVLIIEAIAQTAGALVAHHRKDEINASVIYFLGIDKVKFRKPVFPGSEVRIDVNLIHRRGAVWKYSGVAKVDGEVATQAEVSAMNYEPKE, encoded by the coding sequence ATGAGTGATAAAAAAGAAAATAAATTACGAGTTGAACGTGAGGAAATTTTAGAACTTCTGCCCCATCGTGGAACTTTTCAACTTATAGATGCGTTGGAAAATTTAAATGGTGAAGATAGTTGCACAGGTATATTCAAAGTAACTGAAGATGCGTTCTGGGTGCCTGATCATTTTCCATCACATCCAGTTTTGCCAGGTGTTTTGATAATTGAAGCTATTGCTCAAACGGCGGGTGCACTTGTGGCGCATCACCGAAAAGATGAAATCAACGCATCGGTCATTTATTTCCTGGGCATTGATAAAGTTAAGTTCAGAAAACCTGTTTTTCCGGGTTCTGAGGTTAGAATTGACGTGAACCTGATTCACCGTAGAGGTGCGGTATGGAAATATAGTGGTGTTGCGAAAGTTGATGGAGAAGTCGCCACTCAAGCCGAGGTATCGGCCATGAATTATGAACCAAAAGAGTAA
- the rpsI gene encoding 30S ribosomal protein S9 — MSEETTLENLDQALKADTPSQPTDDVVETTPSTPAEPQIDAQGRSYATGKRKNAIARVWIKPGAGRITVNGKGEETYFARPVLRMILRQPLVAAGRPESYDVVATVSGGGLSGQAGAVRHGISKALTYYEPELRGVLKSGGFLTRDSRVVERKKFGRAKARRSFQFSKR; from the coding sequence ATGAGCGAAGAAACAACTCTCGAAAATCTTGATCAGGCACTCAAGGCTGATACGCCATCACAGCCTACAGACGATGTGGTTGAAACGACACCTTCAACACCTGCGGAACCTCAAATTGACGCTCAGGGTCGATCTTACGCTACTGGTAAACGTAAAAATGCGATTGCGCGTGTTTGGATTAAGCCTGGTGCGGGTCGCATTACGGTAAACGGTAAAGGCGAAGAGACATATTTCGCACGTCCTGTACTGCGTATGATTTTGCGTCAGCCATTGGTTGCTGCTGGTCGTCCAGAATCCTATGATGTTGTCGCTACAGTTAGCGGTGGAGGGCTTTCAGGCCAGGCCGGTGCAGTTCGCCATGGTATCTCAAAGGCGCTTACTTATTACGAACCCGAACTGCGAGGTGTGTTGAAATCAGGTGGCTTCCTGACCCGTGATAGCCGGGTTGTCGAGCGTAAGAAGTTTGGTCGCGCTAAAGCCCGCAGAAGCTTCCAGTTCTCTAAACGCTAG
- a CDS encoding LL-diaminopimelate aminotransferase codes for MVQDFQRIQRLPPYVFEQVNKLKYQARSDGADIIDFGMGNPDLPTPKHIVDKLVETVNNPKTHRYSASKGIPGLRQSQARYYERRFGVKLNPDTEIIATLGSKEGFANMAQAMVNPGDVILVPNPTYPIHAFGFIISGATIQHLPILPDTMSTPDGFFEVLDQNVRNSVPLPKALVLNFPGNPTAEVVDLDFYKEVVSYCKKNDILILSDLAYAEIYYHSDNPPPSILQVDGAKDIAVEFTSLSKTYSMPGWRMGFAVGNERLIGALTRIKSYLDYGAFTPIQVAASAALDSPDSVIQEIRDVYKHRRDVLIDAFDRVGWHVPAPEATMFAWAPIPEPLKKLGSLEFSKLLLQEADIAVSPGIGFGEYGDTHVRIALVENEQRIRQAARNLKKFLDKHQISAA; via the coding sequence ATGGTTCAAGATTTTCAAAGAATACAAAGACTTCCCCCCTATGTGTTTGAGCAGGTAAACAAGCTCAAATATCAGGCACGTTCAGATGGGGCAGATATTATTGACTTTGGTATGGGAAACCCGGATTTGCCGACCCCTAAGCACATAGTCGATAAATTGGTGGAGACTGTTAATAACCCTAAAACTCACAGATATTCTGCCTCAAAGGGTATTCCGGGTTTGCGCCAGTCTCAAGCGAGATATTATGAACGTCGTTTTGGGGTCAAACTAAACCCCGACACCGAGATTATTGCCACACTTGGATCTAAAGAAGGCTTCGCTAATATGGCTCAAGCTATGGTTAACCCAGGCGATGTTATTCTGGTTCCAAATCCGACTTATCCAATCCACGCTTTTGGCTTTATCATTTCTGGTGCGACCATTCAGCATTTGCCAATTCTCCCAGATACTATGTCCACACCTGACGGTTTCTTTGAAGTTTTGGATCAGAATGTTCGTAATTCCGTGCCGCTCCCCAAGGCTCTGGTTTTGAATTTTCCAGGCAATCCAACTGCTGAAGTGGTTGATCTGGATTTTTATAAAGAAGTCGTAAGCTATTGTAAAAAAAATGATATTTTAATTCTTTCAGACCTTGCTTATGCCGAGATATATTACCACTCCGATAACCCGCCGCCGTCTATTTTGCAGGTTGATGGTGCGAAAGATATCGCTGTTGAATTTACATCCCTGTCAAAAACTTATTCCATGCCAGGCTGGCGTATGGGCTTTGCTGTTGGTAATGAACGCCTAATTGGCGCGCTAACACGCATCAAATCATATCTTGATTATGGTGCATTTACACCCATTCAGGTTGCGGCCTCGGCAGCGCTCGATAGCCCTGATAGCGTCATTCAGGAAATTCGGGATGTTTACAAGCATCGTCGTGATGTCCTTATTGACGCCTTTGACAGGGTGGGGTGGCATGTTCCTGCGCCTGAGGCAACCATGTTTGCTTGGGCACCAATCCCAGAGCCATTAAAAAAGCTTGGGTCGCTTGAGTTTTCAAAGCTTTTATTGCAGGAAGCCGATATAGCTGTGTCGCCCGGCATTGGTTTTGGCGAATATGGTGATACGCACGTCAGAATTGCGCTGGTTGAAAACGAGCAACGTATTCGTCAGGCCGCACGAAACTTGAAAAAGTTTCTCGATAAACATCAGATTTCAGCTGCCTGA
- a CDS encoding COX15/CtaA family protein: protein MDMLYSKNHVTKENRAVGIWLLSVASLIILMVLVGGLTRLTDSGLSITEWKPVTGALPPLSQADWMSEFDKYKAIPEYQLVNKDFSLEEFKYIYWWEWGHRQLGRVIGAVFFIPFMFFLMRGFIAKKNFLPLTGIFFLGGLQGFMGWYMVQSGLTDRVDVSQYRLAMHLGLALIIFCLVFWQALRLLQPAQAIAKPSRQIYFGYFLIFMVFMQSLLGALVAGLNAGKTYTDWPHMDGVLIPSGLLDMQPVMDNFFESHLTVQFDHRIGAYLLLILVIIHFWSQFKQNAPTRVTAGLLMFGVIAQAVLGIVTLMQAVPMHLGALHQLGAVFVLALSVYHVYKLQYTPFSAQTV, encoded by the coding sequence ATGGATATGTTGTATTCAAAAAATCATGTAACGAAGGAAAACCGAGCTGTAGGCATCTGGCTTCTCAGTGTGGCCAGTTTGATAATTCTCATGGTTTTGGTTGGCGGGCTTACCCGACTGACGGACTCTGGTTTGTCCATCACTGAGTGGAAGCCTGTGACGGGCGCATTACCACCTTTATCGCAAGCAGACTGGATGTCTGAATTCGATAAATATAAAGCCATTCCAGAATATCAGTTGGTCAATAAAGATTTCAGTCTTGAAGAATTTAAATATATTTACTGGTGGGAGTGGGGGCATCGGCAACTTGGCCGCGTTATCGGCGCTGTATTCTTTATTCCTTTTATGTTTTTTCTCATGCGCGGTTTTATAGCCAAAAAGAATTTTTTGCCGCTGACGGGCATATTTTTTCTTGGTGGACTTCAAGGCTTTATGGGGTGGTATATGGTGCAAAGTGGTTTGACAGACCGCGTCGATGTTAGCCAATACCGCCTCGCTATGCATTTGGGGCTTGCCCTTATTATCTTTTGCTTGGTTTTCTGGCAGGCTCTACGTTTGCTGCAACCTGCGCAGGCTATAGCAAAACCATCGAGACAAATTTATTTCGGATATTTTTTAATTTTCATGGTTTTCATGCAATCTTTGCTTGGTGCTTTGGTGGCAGGGTTGAATGCCGGCAAAACCTATACAGATTGGCCGCACATGGATGGTGTTCTTATTCCTTCCGGCTTGCTAGATATGCAGCCGGTCATGGATAATTTTTTCGAAAGCCATCTCACAGTCCAATTTGATCACCGCATCGGTGCTTATCTGCTATTAATTTTAGTAATCATACATTTCTGGTCGCAGTTTAAACAAAACGCGCCCACCCGCGTAACCGCAGGATTATTGATGTTCGGAGTGATCGCGCAGGCTGTACTCGGGATTGTCACCTTAATGCAGGCCGTTCCAATGCATTTGGGTGCTCTCCACCAGCTTGGTGCCGTATTTGTGCTGGCACTGAGCGTTTATCATGTCTATAAATTACAGTACACCCCATTCTCGGCTCAAACTGTTTAA
- the msrA gene encoding peptide-methionine (S)-S-oxide reductase MsrA, translated as MKNYFLHTLLYALIVFLPQLTLASERIAYFGGGCFWCTEADFAKIAGVQDVVSGYMGGHVVNPAYTDVSKGTTGHYEIVKVVYDDKKVSFENLVQAFWRMIDPTDGDGSFCDRGQQYSSVIFYNSDRQKLVSTKALKALDASGKFLKPVATKVLAAEAFYPAEEHHQNYAKKNPIRYKFYRSRCGRDDFINQHWKGDDKVYR; from the coding sequence ATGAAAAATTATTTCCTTCATACTTTATTGTATGCCCTTATTGTATTTCTTCCTCAACTAACATTAGCTTCTGAAAGAATTGCCTATTTTGGTGGCGGCTGTTTTTGGTGCACCGAAGCAGATTTTGCAAAAATTGCGGGCGTTCAGGATGTCGTTTCAGGATATATGGGCGGGCATGTTGTTAATCCTGCCTACACGGATGTTAGTAAAGGAACGACTGGCCACTATGAAATCGTAAAAGTTGTTTATGATGACAAAAAAGTTAGTTTCGAAAACCTTGTACAGGCATTTTGGCGCATGATTGACCCTACTGATGGCGACGGTTCATTCTGTGATAGAGGTCAACAATATAGCAGTGTAATTTTTTATAATTCAGATCGTCAGAAGTTGGTGTCTACCAAAGCGCTAAAGGCTTTAGATGCGTCAGGGAAATTTTTAAAACCTGTCGCCACAAAGGTTTTGGCGGCTGAAGCCTTTTATCCTGCTGAGGAACATCACCAAAATTACGCTAAAAAAAATCCAATACGTTATAAATTTTATCGGTCAAGATGTGGACGTGACGATTTTATAAATCAACACTGGAAAGGTGATGATAAGGTTTATAGATAG
- the rplM gene encoding 50S ribosomal protein L13, whose amino-acid sequence MKTYSAKPADIEKKWVLIDAENLVVGRLASIIAMRLRGKHLPTFTPHMDCGDNIIVINADKVKFTGNKTGDKTYYRHTGYPGGIKATTPEKILEGKFPERVLELAVKRMMPGGPLTRQQLTNLRIYQGSEHPHEAQKPEVLDVLSMNNKNLPRNLRSS is encoded by the coding sequence ATGAAAACATATTCTGCAAAACCTGCTGATATTGAAAAAAAATGGGTGCTGATTGATGCCGAAAACTTAGTTGTCGGTCGTTTGGCTTCCATTATCGCAATGCGTTTGAGAGGTAAGCATTTGCCTACTTTTACGCCTCACATGGATTGCGGCGATAACATCATCGTTATCAACGCCGATAAGGTAAAATTCACCGGTAATAAAACTGGCGACAAGACCTACTACCGCCACACCGGTTATCCTGGTGGTATTAAGGCGACAACACCTGAGAAAATTCTTGAAGGTAAGTTTCCTGAAAGGGTTTTGGAATTGGCTGTCAAAAGAATGATGCCGGGTGGGCCGCTAACGCGCCAGCAACTCACAAATTTAAGAATTTATCAGGGCTCAGAGCATCCGCATGAGGCTCAAAAGCCCGAAGTTCTGGATGTATTATCTATGAACAATAAAAATCTTCCAAGAAATCTGAGGTCGTCATAA
- the glpX gene encoding class II fructose-bisphosphatase: protein MTSGINRSLSLELVRVTEAAAVACAPLIGRGDEKAADQAAVNATRTELNRLNIDGRIVIGEGERDEAPMLYIGEEVGTGQGPKIDIALDPLEGTTLTANGMPNALAVIALAEHNNLLNAPDTYMQKIAVGGGLPDGVIDLDASPQENIKELAKAKGVGPEYITVCVLDRPRHQDILEGIRSAGAKVSLISDGDVAGIIHTTDPATGIDLYIGTGGAPEGVLAAAALACTGGQMQGRLVTDSEHQKERAAQMGVSDFDKKYSVDDMAKGDIILSLTGVTSGSLVKGVSYQQSAITTDSLVMRRSLGETPTSTTRWIRARHHITDKFSQDGK, encoded by the coding sequence ATGACCTCTGGAATTAATCGTAGCCTTTCGCTTGAGCTTGTCAGGGTAACTGAGGCCGCCGCTGTCGCCTGCGCACCTCTCATCGGACGTGGTGATGAAAAAGCTGCTGACCAAGCCGCCGTAAATGCCACTCGGACAGAGTTAAACCGTCTGAACATAGACGGAAGGATTGTTATCGGCGAAGGCGAACGTGACGAAGCACCCATGTTGTATATTGGTGAGGAGGTCGGCACAGGGCAGGGGCCAAAAATTGATATTGCTCTTGACCCTCTTGAGGGCACAACCCTTACGGCCAATGGTATGCCCAATGCGTTGGCGGTTATTGCTCTTGCAGAGCATAATAATCTGTTAAACGCGCCTGATACATATATGCAGAAAATCGCCGTAGGGGGTGGGTTGCCTGATGGTGTGATTGACCTTGATGCTTCGCCGCAAGAAAACATCAAAGAACTTGCTAAAGCTAAGGGCGTCGGCCCGGAATATATAACTGTTTGTGTGTTAGACCGTCCGCGTCATCAGGATATTCTCGAGGGTATCCGAAGTGCTGGGGCAAAAGTAAGCCTCATCTCTGACGGAGATGTGGCGGGCATCATTCACACAACAGACCCCGCTACAGGAATTGACCTCTATATTGGGACAGGTGGAGCACCGGAAGGTGTTTTGGCGGCAGCGGCGTTGGCCTGTACGGGCGGTCAAATGCAAGGCCGTCTTGTGACGGACAGTGAGCATCAAAAAGAGCGCGCGGCGCAAATGGGTGTGTCTGACTTTGATAAAAAATACTCAGTTGATGACATGGCAAAGGGGGATATTATTCTCTCCCTAACAGGTGTCACAAGCGGGTCGCTGGTCAAGGGTGTTTCTTATCAGCAGAGTGCGATTACCACAGATAGCCTTGTCATGAGGCGGTCACTCGGTGAAACACCAACTTCAACAACACGCTGGATACGCGCTCGTCATCACATTACTGACAAATTTTCGCAGGACGGAAAATGA
- a CDS encoding homoserine dehydrogenase: MDSLKIGIAGVGTVGTCVVVKLLGGAVKDTTITRLAARDINKDRGFKMPESQWTQNALDLADEDDVDVLVELIGGADGTALDLVRAALANKKHIVTANKALLAKHGVELAELAEKNNCILKYEAAVAGGIPVIKALSEGLAANNIFRINGILNGTCNFILTEMETKGAGYEETLSIAQELGYAEDDPTFDVEGIDAAQKLSLLSAIAFGQKPNENDVLTRGISDVAAIDFEFAKGFEAVIRLIARAEKKIKSESSSASISGTSGEVVQVVEPCLVRKTSVLSGISGVTNAVQFETDMVDVILQGPGAGGEATASAVLADIADLSQFMKSGMRVTPHVFGRSVSELVASQSETEVMPSQWYIRLNLKDAPGSMAKVTSILAEHDVSIEEAVQRGPQNGEDHRPVVFITHKCEKSAIKNALVALEAIDVIAKDVNYMPVI, translated from the coding sequence ATGGACTCTTTGAAGATTGGGATTGCCGGTGTCGGAACTGTAGGCACCTGTGTGGTTGTCAAACTGCTTGGTGGTGCGGTTAAGGATACAACCATTACACGTCTTGCAGCGCGTGATATCAATAAAGACCGTGGATTTAAGATGCCTGAGTCACAATGGACTCAAAACGCGCTTGATTTGGCTGATGAGGATGATGTTGATGTTCTTGTTGAGCTTATTGGTGGTGCTGATGGTACTGCATTGGATTTGGTGCGTGCTGCATTGGCAAACAAAAAACATATTGTAACGGCGAATAAAGCGCTTTTGGCAAAGCATGGTGTCGAGCTGGCTGAATTGGCGGAAAAGAATAATTGTATTTTGAAATACGAAGCTGCAGTTGCCGGCGGTATTCCAGTGATCAAGGCTTTATCTGAAGGACTTGCGGCAAATAATATTTTCCGTATTAACGGTATTTTGAATGGAACATGTAATTTCATCCTTACTGAAATGGAAACAAAAGGCGCGGGCTATGAAGAGACACTGAGTATTGCTCAGGAACTCGGCTATGCAGAAGATGATCCGACTTTCGATGTAGAAGGTATTGATGCTGCTCAGAAGCTAAGTTTGTTGTCTGCTATCGCCTTTGGTCAGAAACCAAATGAAAATGATGTCCTCACGCGCGGTATAAGTGACGTCGCCGCTATAGATTTCGAATTTGCAAAAGGTTTTGAGGCGGTTATCAGGCTGATAGCACGGGCTGAAAAAAAGATAAAAAGCGAGTCATCCAGCGCATCCATATCAGGCACTTCTGGTGAGGTTGTTCAGGTGGTTGAACCGTGTCTGGTACGAAAGACTTCTGTTCTCTCTGGAATTAGTGGTGTGACAAATGCTGTGCAGTTTGAAACGGATATGGTGGATGTCATACTTCAAGGGCCGGGTGCGGGCGGTGAAGCGACGGCCTCAGCAGTGCTGGCAGATATTGCCGATCTGAGCCAATTTATGAAATCAGGTATGCGCGTAACCCCTCATGTTTTCGGACGCTCAGTATCGGAACTTGTTGCTTCACAAAGCGAGACAGAGGTTATGCCGTCGCAATGGTATATAAGGTTGAATCTTAAAGATGCGCCCGGAAGCATGGCTAAAGTCACCTCAATTCTTGCTGAACATGACGTATCAATTGAGGAGGCGGTGCAAAGAGGGCCGCAAAATGGTGAAGACCACAGACCAGTTGTGTTTATCACCCATAAATGTGAAAAATCAGCTATTAAAAATGCGTTAGTAGCTCTTGAGGCTATTGATGTTATAGCCAAAGATGTAAATTATATGCCTGTAATTTAG
- the recJ gene encoding single-stranded-DNA-specific exonuclease RecJ has protein sequence MTSEPVRETLLGVEQSAAGRRWVMRPYDERLALTIAQRHGLPDAVSRILSQRGITSEIVADYLNPNLADVLPDPFVLMDLEKAASRLADAIIHDEKIVVFGDYDVDGATSAACLIRFMRQLGITPMLYVPNRMTEGYGPTVPAFKSLIDDGVGVIVTVDCGTMAHEALTFAKEHSVDVIVADHHQTGTSLPDCFALVNPRRGDDLSGLGNLAAVGVTFMLLVGLRRELRNRGYFSLKEEPNLMALTDLVALGTVCDVVPLEGLNRALVSQGLRVMARRENTGIKALIDLCNLESAPEASDCGFKLGPRINAGGRVGESDLGTRLLISDNPDEAAGLALRMDELNTHRRSLGDENLSLAEKMIEDIISHRNGLPPYILLSHREFHAGVIGIVAGRLKDKYNRPTFVIALEADGTGKGSARSIKTVDIGRLVSAAVLAEVLNAGGGHAMAAGVTTHIDQLADFENYLSKELGEMSFSGPREMMFDCAVSPSGAVRDFHNLISQIGPFGAGNPEPRMVLPAVHVLHAEIIGAGHVRCRFGDDQGGKLSAMAFASVDEPVRNMILSGARVLHVAGTLKADNWRGRNGVQFMVQDVASI, from the coding sequence ATGACATCTGAGCCGGTGCGTGAAACCCTGCTAGGGGTTGAACAATCTGCAGCCGGACGACGATGGGTCATGCGGCCTTACGATGAGCGTCTAGCTCTAACGATTGCTCAAAGGCACGGTTTGCCAGATGCAGTTAGCCGGATACTGTCTCAGCGGGGGATAACATCGGAAATTGTTGCCGATTATCTAAACCCAAATCTTGCCGACGTTTTGCCCGACCCTTTTGTCCTAATGGATCTTGAAAAAGCTGCCTCCCGTCTCGCTGATGCAATTATCCATGACGAAAAAATCGTTGTATTTGGTGATTATGATGTTGATGGCGCAACCTCTGCAGCTTGTCTTATCAGATTTATGCGTCAGCTTGGCATAACCCCTATGCTTTATGTGCCGAACCGCATGACAGAGGGGTATGGACCAACTGTACCAGCTTTTAAATCTCTCATAGATGATGGGGTTGGTGTGATTGTTACCGTTGATTGTGGAACAATGGCGCATGAGGCACTTACCTTTGCAAAGGAGCACTCTGTTGACGTGATTGTCGCTGATCACCATCAGACAGGAACATCTTTGCCGGATTGCTTTGCACTGGTTAATCCAAGGCGTGGTGATGATTTAAGTGGACTGGGTAATCTGGCAGCAGTCGGCGTGACATTCATGCTGCTCGTCGGATTGCGTCGGGAGCTTCGTAATCGGGGATATTTTTCTTTAAAAGAAGAACCGAATTTAATGGCATTAACAGATCTGGTCGCGTTGGGAACTGTGTGTGACGTTGTGCCATTGGAAGGGCTAAATAGGGCGCTGGTAAGCCAGGGTTTGCGTGTCATGGCAAGAAGAGAAAATACCGGCATAAAGGCTTTGATTGATTTGTGTAATCTGGAAAGCGCGCCTGAAGCGTCGGACTGCGGGTTTAAACTTGGGCCGCGAATTAATGCAGGTGGTCGGGTTGGTGAAAGTGATCTTGGCACGCGTCTGCTGATTTCAGATAATCCTGATGAGGCTGCAGGTTTGGCTTTACGTATGGATGAGTTGAACACGCACCGCCGCAGTCTTGGTGATGAAAATCTGTCTCTTGCTGAAAAAATGATCGAAGATATTATCAGCCATCGAAATGGTCTGCCGCCATATATTCTTTTGTCTCATCGTGAGTTTCATGCCGGTGTTATTGGCATTGTCGCCGGAAGATTGAAAGACAAATATAACCGTCCGACCTTTGTGATAGCGCTTGAAGCAGATGGGACGGGCAAGGGATCCGCGCGCTCTATTAAGACGGTTGATATTGGGCGGTTGGTATCTGCTGCTGTGCTGGCGGAAGTCCTTAACGCTGGCGGCGGTCATGCAATGGCTGCAGGGGTGACAACTCACATTGATCAACTGGCAGATTTTGAAAACTATCTCTCAAAGGAGCTTGGCGAAATGAGCTTTTCCGGCCCACGAGAAATGATGTTTGACTGTGCAGTCAGTCCTTCCGGCGCTGTGAGGGATTTTCATAATCTTATATCTCAAATCGGGCCATTTGGTGCCGGCAATCCTGAGCCGCGCATGGTGTTGCCTGCCGTTCATGTTCTTCACGCTGAAATCATTGGTGCGGGGCATGTGCGTTGCCGTTTTGGTGATGACCAAGGCGGCAAATTATCTGCGATGGCCTTCGCTTCAGTCGACGAACCAGTGAGAAATATGATTTTATCAGGTGCGCGTGTCCTCCATGTGGCGGGTACGTTAAAAGCGGACAATTGGCGCGGGAGAAATGGTGTGCAGTTCATGGTTCAAGACGTCGCATCAATTTAG
- a CDS encoding DUF2842 domain-containing protein: protein MRLPVRLRKFIGMLLLLIVLFFYAMIVMTIAVSGWMPANGFIEFMFYLITGLAWTFPAGIIIWWMQKPEKTDRDVA, encoded by the coding sequence ATGAGATTACCCGTCCGCTTAAGAAAATTTATTGGCATGTTGTTGTTGCTTATTGTGTTGTTTTTTTACGCCATGATTGTCATGACGATTGCAGTCAGCGGATGGATGCCTGCTAACGGCTTTATCGAATTTATGTTTTATTTGATAACCGGCCTGGCCTGGACTTTTCCTGCGGGAATTATCATCTGGTGGATGCAAAAACCTGAAAAAACTGACAGGGATGTCGCCTAA
- the argC gene encoding N-acetyl-gamma-glutamyl-phosphate reductase, protein MERAVNVVIIGSSGYTGADAIRLLAEHPFANITALTAHQHAGKNLSDIYPQFSGVSPQILQTTDEIDWSNVDVAICGLPHGTSQKLIASIPDTVKIIDMSADFRLKNATTYQDWYGLSHDFPDLLSEAVYGLSEHYADSIMSARLVACPGCYPTAVLTALLPVIKLGQVSCDDLIIDAKSGATGAGRSLKETNLFCEIAEGLAPYSIAHHRHAPEIEQEIGFAAGSDNVTINFTPHLVPMNRGELVTIYAKTNGAKADDVRALLNAFYDDKPFVRIVGADETPATRHVRGSNYCHVGVYDDRLPNRVILVATLDNLVKGSSGQAIQNMNLMCGFEETSGLTQLPLYP, encoded by the coding sequence ATGGAACGGGCTGTAAATGTTGTGATTATTGGATCCTCCGGATATACCGGCGCTGATGCTATTCGGTTGCTGGCTGAGCATCCATTTGCCAATATTACAGCTCTCACAGCGCACCAGCATGCCGGAAAAAACTTATCCGATATTTATCCTCAATTCTCCGGCGTTTCGCCCCAGATTTTACAAACCACTGACGAGATTGATTGGTCCAATGTTGATGTTGCGATTTGCGGTTTGCCGCATGGCACATCGCAAAAGCTTATTGCGTCCATTCCCGACACGGTAAAGATTATTGATATGTCAGCAGATTTCAGGCTTAAAAATGCGACGACCTATCAGGACTGGTATGGCCTATCTCATGATTTTCCTGACTTATTATCTGAGGCTGTTTATGGACTGAGTGAGCATTATGCTGATTCCATTATGTCAGCGCGCCTAGTCGCTTGTCCCGGATGCTATCCAACAGCAGTTTTAACGGCTCTGCTGCCCGTTATAAAGTTAGGGCAGGTGAGCTGTGACGATTTGATAATTGATGCCAAATCAGGGGCAACAGGAGCTGGACGGAGCCTGAAGGAAACCAATCTGTTTTGCGAGATTGCTGAAGGGCTTGCACCTTACAGTATTGCGCATCATCGCCATGCACCAGAAATTGAACAAGAAATAGGATTTGCAGCAGGTTCAGATAATGTGACGATTAATTTTACGCCACATCTGGTGCCAATGAATCGGGGTGAGTTGGTTACTATTTACGCAAAAACTAATGGCGCAAAGGCAGATGATGTAAGGGCTTTGTTGAACGCATTTTATGACGATAAACCTTTTGTGAGGATTGTCGGTGCAGATGAAACACCAGCGACACGTCATGTGCGGGGGTCAAATTATTGTCATGTAGGGGTTTATGATGACCGGTTACCGAATAGGGTTATATTGGTCGCGACGCTGGATAATTTGGTTAAGGGGTCTAGCGGTCAGGCCATACAGAACATGAATCTCATGTGCGGATTTGAAGAAACCAGCGGTTTAACACAATTACCGCTTTACCCATGA